A region from the Panicum hallii strain FIL2 chromosome 1, PHallii_v3.1, whole genome shotgun sequence genome encodes:
- the LOC112876061 gene encoding L10-interacting MYB domain-containing protein-like encodes MAEKAVWDKENVKHFCDICMHEVNAGHRPLGHLNKVGWKNVAEKFEHITGRKLEHLQLKNKWDSLKRSYTVFMELKNAATGLGWNDDKQTVDCSNEWWNEHLARCHDPSNGRKCKHVQFRKRGPDNLEVMHIMFGSAHVTGASASIPGDLSDSCSDDEVHELERSPSNIHMSSMLQHKGKKRKGPSSTCADDKEEKSPFLRLYRQTCSKIEDGVNKITSSIEASSAPYVTSNISTLAEALRMVKECGVQEKTGLMHTAAMAIMKPDFRELLGLLDTNEGRLDLLQREHEMKKLP; translated from the exons ATGGCTGAGAAGGCGGTGTGGGATAAGGAAAATGTGAAGCACTTCTGTGACATATGCATGCATGAGGTTAATGCTGGGCATAGGCCATTAGGTCATTTGAACAAAGTCGGATGGAAGAatgttgcagaaaagtttgaacaCATAACTGGTCGGAAACTAGAACATTTGCAACTCAAGAATAAATGGGATAGTCTGAAAAGAAGTTATACTGTTTTTATGGAGTTAAAAAATGCTGCaactggacttggttggaaTGATGACAAGCAGACTGTAGATTGTTCAAATGAATGGTGGAACGAGCATCTTGCG AGATGTCACGATCCAAGTAATGGAAGGAAATGCAAACATGTTCAGTTTAGAAAACGTGGTCCGGACAACTTGGAGGTGATGCACATCATGTTTGGAAGCGCACATGTTACGGGGGCATCTGCTTCCATACCGGGAGATTTGTCTGATAGTTGCAGTGATGATGAAGTGCATGAGCTTGAGAGAAGCCCCTCAAATATCCACATGTCCAGTATGCTCCAACATAAAGGCAAGAAGCGTAAAGGCCCTTCTTCTACGTGTGCGGATGACAAGGAAGAGAAAAGTCCATTCTTACGTCTCTACAGGCAAACCTGCAGCAAGATCGAAGATGGAGTGAACAAGATCACCAGTAGTATAGAAGCTTCATCGGCCCCTTATGTGACCAGCAACATTTCTACCCTTGCGGAGGCCTTGAGGATGGTGAAAGAATGTGGAGTACAGGAGAAAACTGGCCTCATGCATACTGCTGCAATGGCGATAATGAAACCTGATTTTAGGGAGCTCCTCGGATTGCTGGACACAAATGAAGGAAGACTTGATTTGCTGCAAAGGGAGCATGAGATGAAGAAGTTGCCTTAA